Proteins encoded in a region of the Massilia sp. UMI-21 genome:
- a CDS encoding plasmid recombination protein, with protein MANSQFLRVKKLTGADIVEVAGRHNHREIVTELGHEYNSIDLTRINRNYVICGGCTAADIAQEAQDRMVASGIKTLRKDAVRALEIIVSLNPGSNVNERQFFIDATAWCESYFGAPVISAIVHLDEGAPHCHIIVLPLVNGRMIGSDLMGYKSKLQDIQQDFNRKVGANYGLLYSSKTFKSNSEERRKIAATVLRKICADLKLLSIPTICEILIELIAAKPERLQAAIGLISPAVRPARRKKTFVEIMTSPT; from the coding sequence ATGGCTAATTCACAATTTCTGCGGGTGAAGAAGCTAACAGGTGCAGATATTGTGGAGGTGGCAGGACGACATAACCATCGCGAAATTGTGACAGAACTTGGCCATGAGTACAATTCTATCGATCTCACCCGTATCAATCGCAATTATGTAATTTGCGGCGGTTGCACGGCCGCTGATATTGCACAGGAAGCACAAGACCGCATGGTAGCAAGCGGAATCAAAACACTGCGCAAAGATGCTGTGAGAGCTTTAGAAATTATTGTTAGTCTCAATCCGGGAAGCAATGTCAACGAGCGTCAGTTTTTTATTGACGCTACTGCTTGGTGCGAATCATATTTTGGGGCCCCCGTTATCAGTGCCATTGTCCACTTGGACGAAGGCGCCCCACACTGCCACATCATCGTGCTGCCATTAGTCAATGGTCGCATGATCGGGTCGGATTTGATGGGGTACAAGTCGAAACTGCAAGATATTCAGCAGGACTTTAACCGGAAGGTTGGTGCGAACTATGGACTCTTGTACAGTTCAAAGACATTTAAGTCAAACAGCGAAGAGCGTCGGAAAATTGCAGCAACAGTATTACGAAAGATCTGTGCGGATTTAAAGTTACTGAGCATCCCAACCATTTGCGAAATTCTAATCGAACTAATTGCGGCGAAACCAGAACGATTACAAGCTGCAATAGGTCTTATCTCGCCAGCGGTAAGACCAGCTCGACGTAAAAAAACGTTTGTAGAAATTATGACATCGCCCACGTAG
- a CDS encoding AAA family ATPase, whose amino-acid sequence MNLQHERIAALCESLNLPFVAQGYGAATQKAAKQEMAYSDFLEGLLREEAAGRNVRKQSMMTRLAGFPAVKTLDEFNYDFAKGVKRSQVEELAGLGFVERHENVVLVGPSGVGKTHLAMALGYKATQAGIKTRFTTAADLMLALSTAHTQNNLKAVMHRAIKAYRLLIIDEIGYLPMNREQANLFFQVIAALYERSSLIVTSNLPFGQWDTTFAQDTTLTAALLDRLLHHAHIVPIAGESYRLKHQRQAGMMRGSDVAEVG is encoded by the coding sequence ATGAACCTGCAGCATGAGCGTATCGCGGCGTTGTGCGAGAGCCTGAACCTGCCGTTCGTGGCACAGGGCTATGGCGCCGCAACCCAGAAGGCGGCGAAGCAGGAGATGGCCTACAGCGACTTCCTGGAGGGGCTCTTGAGGGAAGAAGCCGCCGGACGCAACGTACGCAAGCAGAGCATGATGACCAGGCTGGCCGGGTTCCCGGCAGTGAAGACGCTGGACGAGTTCAACTATGACTTCGCCAAAGGCGTCAAGCGCAGCCAGGTCGAGGAACTGGCCGGCCTGGGCTTCGTTGAACGGCATGAAAACGTGGTGCTGGTCGGGCCCAGCGGCGTAGGCAAGACGCACCTGGCAATGGCACTGGGCTACAAGGCCACGCAGGCAGGCATCAAGACGCGCTTCACGACGGCGGCCGACTTGATGTTGGCGTTGTCGACGGCGCATACGCAGAACAATCTGAAAGCGGTGATGCACCGCGCGATCAAGGCGTATCGGCTCTTGATCATCGACGAGATCGGCTATTTACCGATGAACCGGGAACAGGCCAACCTGTTCTTCCAGGTGATCGCGGCCCTGTATGAGCGTAGCAGCCTGATCGTGACCAGCAACCTGCCGTTCGGGCAGTGGGACACGACCTTCGCGCAGGACACGACGCTGACCGCGGCCCTGCTCGACCGGCTGCTGCACCACGCGCACATCGTGCCGATTGCAGGGGAAAGCTACCGGCTGAAGCACCAGCGCCAGGCCGGGATGATGAGGGGGAGCGATGTTGCAGAAGTTGGCTGA
- a CDS encoding IS21 family transposase: protein MKPKEVYVEIQLLKRHGLSLRQIAAEVGCAVNTVRRHLALEAVPKYERKVKRQTKLAQFEQYLRDRQQAAQPDVIPATVLYREIAARGYEGGMSQLRAFLRTLRPAPPADPVVRFETAMGEQLQVDWVEFRKGSAPLHAFCATLGFSRASYVEFVSNMKVETLIACHERAFAAFGGVTRRVLYDNMKTVVLERDAYGEGEHRFHAGFLDYARHSGFVIKLCQPYRAKTKGKVERFNGYLRRSFYVPLASRLAQSGQKLDVVTANVEVAHWLRDVANARIHGTTGEPPAEALKREVEHLQALPAPWRADIAAARPQTSTAAPAAPRPAAVVERIAQPSPVQHPLQVYDALLVRVTEGVAA, encoded by the coding sequence TTGAAACCCAAAGAGGTGTACGTGGAAATTCAACTCCTGAAGAGGCATGGGTTAAGCCTTCGGCAGATCGCCGCCGAGGTAGGCTGCGCAGTGAACACGGTACGCCGGCATCTGGCCCTGGAGGCCGTGCCGAAGTACGAACGCAAGGTCAAACGCCAGACGAAGCTGGCGCAATTCGAGCAGTACCTGAGAGATCGGCAGCAAGCCGCTCAGCCCGACGTGATTCCGGCCACCGTGCTGTACCGCGAGATCGCCGCTCGCGGCTACGAGGGCGGCATGAGCCAGTTGAGGGCCTTTCTGCGCACCTTGCGCCCGGCGCCTCCAGCCGACCCGGTGGTGCGTTTCGAGACGGCGATGGGCGAGCAGCTGCAGGTGGACTGGGTCGAATTCCGTAAAGGCAGCGCACCCTTGCACGCGTTCTGCGCGACGCTCGGCTTTAGCCGGGCGAGCTACGTGGAGTTCGTCAGCAACATGAAGGTGGAGACCCTGATCGCTTGCCACGAGCGCGCCTTTGCGGCGTTCGGTGGCGTGACGCGGCGGGTCCTGTACGACAACATGAAGACGGTGGTGCTGGAACGCGATGCGTACGGCGAAGGCGAGCACCGCTTCCACGCCGGCTTCCTGGACTACGCCAGGCATAGCGGTTTCGTGATCAAGCTGTGCCAGCCGTACCGGGCCAAGACCAAGGGCAAGGTCGAACGATTCAACGGCTACCTGCGTCGTTCGTTCTACGTGCCGCTGGCGAGCCGGCTCGCGCAGAGCGGCCAGAAGCTCGACGTCGTGACGGCCAACGTGGAAGTGGCCCACTGGTTGCGCGACGTGGCCAATGCGCGCATCCACGGAACAACCGGAGAGCCGCCAGCCGAAGCATTGAAGCGGGAGGTGGAGCACCTGCAAGCGCTACCGGCACCGTGGCGGGCGGACATCGCGGCAGCCAGGCCGCAAACGAGTACTGCAGCACCTGCGGCGCCGCGGCCGGCGGCGGTGGTGGAGCGGATCGCGCAACCGTCTCCAGTACAGCATCCGCTACAGGTGTACGACGCGCTGCTGGTGCGGGTTACTGAAGGGGTGGCGGCATGA
- the bla gene encoding subclass B3 metallo-beta-lactamase, which yields MVYQFSIAACISLQPLLTPFNIHGNTYYVGTAGLSALLVTSPQGHVLLDGALPQSAPLIRKNIEALGFKMRDVKLILNSHAHFDHAGGIAALQKLSGATVVHSPHGAQVLRDGTPGTDDPQYDPKDRFHIPKLAQVKEVADGQTLSVGPLRFTAHATPGHTPGGITWSWQSCEGKACLDMVYADSLTPVSTDGFYGNPPAKRARLEVEFST from the coding sequence ATGGTGTATCAGTTTTCAATCGCTGCCTGTATCAGTTTACAACCGCTGCTGACACCCTTCAACATCCACGGCAACACCTACTACGTCGGCACTGCCGGCCTGTCCGCGTTGCTGGTCACCAGCCCGCAAGGCCACGTCCTGCTCGACGGGGCGCTGCCGCAGTCCGCCCCGCTGATCCGGAAGAACATCGAAGCCCTCGGCTTCAAGATGCGGGACGTCAAATTGATCCTGAATTCGCACGCCCACTTCGACCATGCCGGCGGCATCGCCGCGCTGCAGAAGCTCAGTGGCGCCACGGTCGTCCACAGCCCGCACGGCGCCCAGGTGCTGCGCGACGGCACGCCGGGCACGGACGATCCGCAGTACGACCCGAAAGACCGCTTTCACATCCCGAAGCTCGCGCAGGTGAAGGAAGTTGCGGACGGCCAGACCCTGTCGGTCGGCCCGCTGCGCTTCACCGCGCACGCTACGCCCGGCCACACGCCCGGCGGCATCACCTGGAGCTGGCAGTCCTGCGAAGGCAAGGCATGCCTGGATATGGTTTATGCCGACAGTCTGACTCCGGTCTCGACCGACGGCTTTTACGGTAATCCCCCCGCAAAAAGAGCGCGTTTAGAAGTAGAATTTTCTACTTAA
- a CDS encoding IS3 family transposase (programmed frameshift), translating to MKTSRFTDSQIIAILKQAEAGSPVPELCREHGISNATFYKWRTKFGGMDASLMARMKELEEENRRLKKMYAEERLKAEIVAEALAKKLVAPSRRREMAQRAVTERSATIKLACQAFGISQTCYRYKAKLDAENEVIADWLVRLTNNQRNWGFGLCFLYLRNVKNFRWNHKRVYRIYRELELNLRIKPRHRLVREKPLPLAVPTAINQSWSMDFMHDQLSNGRSIRLFNVIDDFNREGLGIEVDFSLPSERVIRSLDRIIEWRGKPDAIRCDNGPEYISAVTLAWAAKRGIRIDFIQPGQPQQNAYVERYNRTVRYDWLAHHLFETLDEIQDFATRWLWTYNNDRPNMALGGITPKQKLALAA from the exons ATGAAGACGTCCCGCTTTACCGACAGCCAGATCATCGCCATTCTCAAGCAAGCCGAAGCCGGCAGCCCGGTCCCGGAGCTGTGCCGCGAGCACGGCATCAGCAACGCCACGTTCTACAAGTGGCGCACCAAGTTCGGCGGTATGGATGCGTCCCTGATGGCCCGTATGAAGGAGTTGGAGGAGGAGAACCGGCGCCTCAAGAAGATGTACGCCGAGGAGCGCCTGAAAGCTGAAATCGTCGCCGAGGCCCTCGCAAAAAAGT TGGTAGCGCCATCTCGGCGGAGAGAGATGGCGCAACGTGCCGTGACGGAGCGATCGGCCACAATCAAGCTGGCCTGCCAGGCGTTCGGCATTAGCCAGACCTGCTACCGATACAAGGCCAAGCTGGATGCGGAAAACGAGGTCATTGCTGACTGGCTGGTACGGCTGACCAACAACCAGCGTAACTGGGGCTTCGGGCTATGCTTCCTGTACCTGCGCAACGTGAAAAACTTCAGGTGGAACCATAAAAGGGTTTACCGGATTTACCGCGAGCTTGAGCTGAACCTTCGGATCAAGCCGCGCCATCGTCTGGTGCGCGAAAAGCCGTTGCCATTGGCTGTGCCGACCGCGATCAACCAAAGCTGGTCGATGGACTTCATGCATGATCAACTCTCCAATGGCCGCAGTATTCGTCTGTTCAACGTCATCGACGACTTCAATCGTGAGGGCCTGGGGATCGAGGTCGATTTCTCGCTGCCATCTGAGCGCGTAATTCGTTCGCTCGACCGGATCATCGAATGGCGCGGCAAGCCCGACGCTATTCGCTGCGACAACGGCCCTGAGTACATCAGTGCAGTCACCTTGGCTTGGGCAGCGAAGCGAGGTATTCGCATCGATTTCATACAGCCAGGTCAGCCCCAGCAAAACGCTTACGTGGAGCGCTATAACCGGACCGTACGCTACGACTGGCTTGCCCATCATCTGTTTGAAACGCTCGACGAAATCCAGGACTTTGCCACTCGCTGGCTGTGGACCTACAATAACGATCGGCCCAATATGGCCCTCGGCGGTATCACACCGAAACAGAAACTGGCACTTGCCGCGTAA
- a CDS encoding MOSC N-terminal beta barrel domain-containing protein: MATLTELLIYPIKSCAGIAVPEAQFHVSGLVAQGVHDREWMLVTHDGQFLTQREYPRMALVTPRIDGDTVEVNAPGMPPLRLPLAHDREASGMTVRIWDHSVQAADCGDAAAAWFVDAISGPCRLVRFRPEVHRPTSTKWTGGVPAETRFADGYPILVIGQASLDDLNAKLVRAGRAPLPMNRFRPNLVVGGIDAFEEDYVASFAAAGLALRPVKPCARCPIPAIDQATGIPGPDPLDILHTYRANPRMEGAVCMGMNCIVTAGAGGALRVGQQLDAAIAF, encoded by the coding sequence ATGGCAACGCTTACCGAACTCCTCATCTACCCGATCAAATCCTGCGCCGGCATCGCGGTGCCGGAAGCGCAGTTCCACGTCTCGGGCCTGGTGGCGCAGGGCGTGCACGACCGCGAGTGGATGCTGGTCACCCACGACGGCCAGTTCCTGACCCAGCGCGAGTACCCGCGCATGGCGCTGGTCACGCCGCGGATCGACGGCGATACCGTAGAAGTCAACGCTCCCGGCATGCCGCCGCTGCGCCTGCCGCTCGCCCACGACCGCGAAGCGTCCGGCATGACGGTCCGGATCTGGGACCACAGCGTGCAGGCCGCCGACTGCGGCGATGCCGCCGCCGCCTGGTTCGTCGATGCTATTTCAGGGCCCTGCCGCCTGGTGCGCTTCCGCCCAGAAGTGCACCGTCCCACCAGCACCAAGTGGACCGGCGGCGTTCCCGCCGAAACCCGCTTCGCCGACGGCTACCCGATCCTGGTCATCGGCCAGGCTTCGCTCGACGACCTGAATGCAAAGCTGGTGCGGGCCGGCCGCGCGCCGCTGCCGATGAACCGCTTCCGCCCGAACCTGGTGGTGGGCGGCATCGACGCCTTCGAGGAAGACTACGTGGCGTCCTTCGCGGCCGCGGGCCTGGCGCTGCGTCCGGTCAAGCCCTGCGCCCGCTGCCCGATCCCGGCGATCGACCAGGCCACCGGCATCCCCGGCCCCGATCCGCTCGACATCCTGCACACCTACCGCGCCAACCCGCGCATGGAAGGGGCGGTCTGCATGGGCATGAATTGCATCGTCACGGCCGGTGCGGGGGGCGCGCTACGGGTCGGCCAACAGCTGGACGCCGCCATCGCATTCTGA
- a CDS encoding sensor domain-containing diguanylate cyclase, whose protein sequence is MHEPDAQTRELMLENETLRSRMAYLLEQAERNHSIMTRHQAFDLKIVGAGSFQELVSTIFGTLPVISELDTVTLSLVDPEADIYTVMHKLGVDYEQLPNLLFCEHADELGFMAIGDRLPRPVLGPYAPSRHGGMFPHPPTNLQSVALVPLLRNTRLIGSLNLGSADPNRFTPALGTDFIEHMGSIVAICLENVISNEMLKFIGLTDSLTGVYNRRYIDRRLVEEIARARRQGYRISCMYIDIDHFKQVNDSVGHGGGDEVLREVANRIKAELRISDALARFGGEEFVVLLIDADLESASMVAQRIRASVALDPVDLGSGERVAVTVSIGVATLDDFERDHAIEGVAQELVAQADTALYRAKAKGRNCVVSLS, encoded by the coding sequence ATGCACGAGCCGGATGCGCAGACGCGAGAACTGATGCTGGAGAACGAGACCCTGCGTTCGCGCATGGCCTACCTGCTCGAGCAGGCCGAGCGCAACCACTCGATCATGACCCGGCACCAGGCCTTCGACCTGAAGATCGTCGGCGCCGGCTCGTTCCAGGAACTGGTGTCGACCATCTTCGGCACGCTGCCCGTCATCTCGGAGCTCGACACCGTGACCCTGTCGCTGGTGGACCCGGAAGCCGACATCTACACCGTCATGCACAAGCTGGGCGTGGACTACGAACAGCTGCCCAACCTGCTGTTCTGCGAGCATGCGGACGAACTCGGGTTCATGGCGATCGGTGATCGGCTCCCGCGGCCGGTGCTGGGGCCGTACGCGCCCTCGCGCCATGGCGGGATGTTCCCGCATCCGCCGACGAACCTGCAGAGCGTGGCTTTGGTGCCGCTGCTGCGCAATACCCGCCTGATCGGCAGCCTGAACCTGGGCAGCGCCGATCCGAACCGGTTTACGCCGGCGCTCGGCACCGACTTCATCGAGCACATGGGCTCGATCGTCGCGATCTGCCTCGAGAACGTCATCAGCAACGAGATGCTCAAGTTTATCGGGCTGACCGATTCGCTCACCGGCGTCTACAACCGCCGCTACATCGACCGCCGCCTGGTGGAAGAGATTGCGCGGGCGCGCCGCCAGGGCTACCGCATCTCGTGCATGTACATCGACATCGATCACTTCAAGCAGGTCAACGACAGTGTCGGCCACGGCGGCGGCGACGAGGTGCTGCGCGAAGTGGCAAACCGGATCAAGGCCGAACTGCGCATCTCGGATGCGCTGGCGCGCTTCGGCGGCGAGGAGTTCGTGGTGCTGCTGATCGACGCCGACCTGGAAAGCGCCAGCATGGTGGCGCAGCGCATCCGCGCCAGCGTCGCCCTCGATCCGGTGGACCTGGGCAGCGGCGAGCGGGTAGCGGTGACGGTGTCGATCGGGGTGGCGACGCTCGACGATTTCGAGCGCGATCATGCGATCGAGGGCGTGGCGCAGGAGCTGGTGGCGCAGGCCGATACGGCGCTGTACCGGGCCAAGGCCAAGGGGCGCAACTGCGTCGTGTCGCTGTCGTAA
- a CDS encoding cation:proton antiporter — MHSGLELTLLLLGCAVLGVVAFRMLHLPPMLGYLAVGVLIGPHALALADDSPATHTLAEFGVVFLMFSIGLEFSLAQLKSMRRIVFGLGLAQVVLTIAAAMAFGLFISWWAPELHVSWQAAFALGGALAMSSTAIVVKMLTERLELESEHGRRIIGILLFQDLAVVPLLIMIPSLARPAEELAITLGWAALKAAFVLALLLKFGQNLMRRWFTIVAKRRSQELFMLNLLLVTLGLAWITEQAGLSLALGAFVAGMLISETQYKHQVEEDIKPFRDVLLGLFFITVGMLLNLQLVLQHWWVVLALVIFPVMLKFAIIAALAKAFGSSDGVAMRTGLALAQAGEFGFVLLNLAMGSNLVDPFLIQLVLASMVLSMLLAPFMIENMDRIVMKLASNEWMMQSLQLTQLASRTMKTQKHVIVAGFGRSGQSLATLLSEEKLPWYALDLDPERVQEAQSAGANVSYGDAARRESLIAAGIHRASALVITFADTRLALKVLHLVHELAPNLAVIVRSHDDSDLDVLKKAGATEVVPEALESSLMLASHALVTMGVPLRRVVHRVQVARDERYASLRGYFHGASDVSDDLEHTYVRLHSVTLHSGAIGIGKPVRELALEEFGAEVTTLRRNGQSLHFDPETVLLTGDVLVLRGEGEAVSRAESRLI, encoded by the coding sequence ATGCATTCCGGACTTGAACTAACCCTGCTCCTGCTGGGCTGCGCCGTGCTGGGCGTGGTCGCCTTCCGGATGCTGCACCTGCCGCCGATGCTCGGCTATCTGGCCGTCGGCGTATTGATCGGCCCCCATGCACTCGCGCTTGCGGACGACAGTCCCGCCACCCATACGCTGGCCGAATTCGGGGTGGTCTTCCTGATGTTTTCGATCGGGCTCGAGTTCTCCCTGGCCCAGCTCAAATCGATGCGGCGCATCGTTTTCGGCCTGGGTCTGGCTCAAGTCGTATTGACAATTGCGGCGGCAATGGCCTTCGGATTGTTCATTTCCTGGTGGGCGCCCGAACTCCACGTGAGCTGGCAGGCCGCCTTCGCCCTGGGCGGCGCGCTGGCCATGTCGTCCACCGCCATCGTGGTCAAGATGCTGACCGAGCGCCTGGAGCTGGAAAGCGAGCACGGCCGCCGGATCATCGGCATCCTGCTGTTCCAGGATCTCGCCGTGGTGCCGCTCCTGATCATGATTCCGTCGCTGGCGCGGCCGGCCGAGGAACTGGCCATCACGCTCGGCTGGGCGGCGCTGAAGGCCGCCTTCGTGCTGGCCCTGCTCCTGAAGTTCGGCCAGAACCTGATGCGCAGGTGGTTCACCATCGTCGCCAAGCGCCGCTCGCAGGAGCTGTTCATGCTCAACCTGCTACTGGTGACGCTCGGCCTGGCCTGGATTACCGAACAGGCCGGCCTGTCGCTGGCGCTGGGGGCGTTTGTTGCGGGCATGCTGATCTCCGAGACCCAGTACAAGCACCAGGTGGAAGAAGACATCAAGCCCTTCCGCGACGTGCTGCTCGGGCTGTTCTTCATCACGGTGGGCATGCTGCTCAACCTGCAGCTGGTGCTGCAGCACTGGTGGGTGGTGCTGGCGCTGGTGATCTTTCCGGTCATGCTCAAGTTCGCGATCATCGCGGCGTTGGCGAAAGCCTTCGGTTCGAGCGACGGCGTGGCGATGCGCACCGGCCTGGCGCTGGCGCAGGCCGGCGAATTCGGCTTCGTGCTGCTCAACCTGGCGATGGGCTCGAACCTGGTCGATCCCTTCCTGATCCAGCTGGTGCTGGCCTCGATGGTGCTGTCGATGCTGCTCGCGCCCTTCATGATCGAGAACATGGACCGGATCGTCATGAAGCTCGCCTCGAACGAGTGGATGATGCAGTCGCTGCAGCTGACCCAGCTCGCCAGCCGCACCATGAAGACCCAGAAGCACGTGATCGTGGCCGGCTTCGGGCGCAGCGGCCAGAGCCTGGCGACCCTGCTCTCCGAAGAGAAACTGCCCTGGTACGCGCTCGACCTGGACCCGGAACGGGTGCAGGAAGCCCAGAGCGCCGGCGCCAACGTCTCCTACGGCGACGCGGCGCGCCGCGAGAGCCTGATCGCGGCCGGCATCCACCGCGCCAGCGCCCTGGTGATCACCTTCGCCGACACCCGGCTGGCGCTGAAGGTGCTGCACCTGGTGCACGAACTGGCGCCGAACCTGGCCGTGATCGTGCGCAGCCACGACGACAGCGACCTCGACGTACTCAAGAAGGCCGGCGCCACCGAGGTGGTGCCGGAAGCGCTGGAGAGCAGCCTGATGCTGGCTTCGCACGCGCTGGTGACGATGGGCGTGCCGCTGCGGCGCGTGGTGCACCGCGTGCAGGTGGCGCGCGACGAGCGCTACGCCTCGCTGCGCGGCTACTTCCACGGCGCCAGCGACGTCTCGGACGACCTGGAACACACCTATGTGCGCCTGCATTCGGTGACGCTGCACAGCGGCGCCATCGGCATCGGCAAGCCGGTCCGGGAGCTGGCGCTGGAGGAATTCGGGGCCGAGGTGACCACCCTGCGGCGCAATGGGCAAAGCCTGCACTTCGACCCGGAGACGGTGCTGCTGACGGGCGATGTGCTGGTGTTGCGTGGTGAAGGCGAAGCCGTCAGCCGGGCCGAGAGCCGCTTGATTTGA
- a CDS encoding KpsF/GutQ family sugar-phosphate isomerase, producing MSVTHEKIMLKSFDADQARRVLELGRETLAIEADAIRALHARLGDDDSFVRAVGLLYGCTGRVVVSGMGKSGHIGRKIAATLASTGTPAMFVHPGEAAHGDLGMVTAHDVFIAISNSGESAELLEILPAIKRMGTPVMAMTGKPHSRLAKLSEIHLDISVAKEACTLNLAPTTSTTVTLAMGDALAVALLDARGFREEDFAMSHPGGALGRRLLTHVRDVMRSGDAIPAVSPDAPLTRALLEISQKGMGMTAIVDAERRPVGVFTDGDLRRLIERVQDFSNITIRDVMHANPRRVHPEQLAVDAVAVMEEFRINQMLVVDGDDRLVGALHIHDLTRAKVI from the coding sequence ATGAGTGTAACCCATGAAAAAATAATGCTGAAAAGTTTTGACGCGGACCAGGCCCGCCGTGTGCTGGAGCTGGGTCGCGAGACCCTCGCCATCGAAGCCGACGCCATTCGCGCCCTGCATGCGCGCCTGGGTGACGACGACAGTTTCGTGCGCGCCGTCGGGCTGCTGTACGGCTGCACCGGGCGCGTGGTGGTCTCGGGCATGGGCAAATCGGGTCACATCGGCCGCAAGATCGCCGCCACCCTGGCCTCGACCGGCACCCCGGCCATGTTCGTGCACCCGGGCGAAGCCGCCCACGGCGACCTCGGCATGGTGACGGCGCACGACGTGTTCATTGCCATCTCGAATTCGGGCGAGTCGGCCGAGTTGCTGGAAATCCTGCCGGCCATCAAGCGCATGGGCACGCCCGTCATGGCGATGACCGGCAAGCCGCATTCGCGCCTGGCCAAGCTGTCCGAGATCCACCTCGACATCTCGGTGGCCAAGGAAGCCTGCACCCTCAACCTGGCGCCGACCACCAGCACCACCGTCACCCTGGCGATGGGCGACGCGCTGGCCGTGGCCTTGCTCGATGCGCGCGGTTTCCGCGAGGAAGACTTCGCAATGTCGCACCCGGGCGGCGCCCTGGGCCGCCGCCTGCTGACCCATGTGCGCGACGTGATGCGCAGCGGCGACGCGATCCCGGCGGTGTCGCCGGATGCCCCGCTGACGCGCGCGCTGCTCGAAATCAGCCAGAAGGGCATGGGCATGACCGCCATCGTCGACGCAGAACGGCGTCCGGTCGGCGTGTTCACCGACGGCGACCTGCGCCGCCTGATCGAACGCGTGCAGGACTTCTCCAACATCACGATTCGCGACGTGATGCACGCGAACCCGCGCCGCGTCCATCCGGAACAGCTGGCGGTCGATGCAGTCGCCGTGATGGAAGAATTCCGCATCAACCAGATGCTGGTCGTCGACGGCGACGACCGCCTGGTCGGTGCGCTCCACATCCACGACCTGACCCGCGCGAAGGTCATCTGA
- a CDS encoding HAD family hydrolase gives MQRAARVKVMIFDVDGVLTDGSLTYGPEGEVTKTFNVLDGLGIQLLNKTGVKTAIISARKSPIVLKRAADLGIGHVYQGIHDKRVGFAELLAATGVAPEECGYIGDDVIDLPLFTRVGFAVTVPSGHPEVRHRAHYVTNNAGGRGAVREVCDLVMRAQGTYEQALAPYFA, from the coding sequence ATGCAGCGCGCCGCGCGCGTGAAAGTCATGATCTTCGACGTCGACGGCGTGCTCACCGACGGCAGCCTGACCTATGGCCCGGAGGGCGAGGTCACCAAGACCTTCAACGTGCTCGACGGCCTCGGCATCCAGCTGCTGAACAAGACCGGCGTCAAGACCGCCATCATCAGCGCGCGCAAGTCGCCGATCGTGCTCAAGCGCGCCGCCGACCTGGGCATCGGGCACGTCTACCAGGGCATCCACGACAAGCGCGTCGGCTTCGCCGAACTGCTCGCGGCTACCGGCGTCGCGCCCGAGGAATGCGGCTACATCGGCGACGACGTGATCGACCTGCCGCTGTTCACCCGCGTGGGCTTTGCGGTCACCGTGCCCTCGGGCCACCCGGAAGTGCGGCACCGCGCGCACTACGTCACGAACAACGCGGGCGGCCGCGGCGCCGTGCGCGAGGTCTGCGACCTCGTGATGCGCGCCCAGGGCACCTACGAACAGGCGCTCGCGCCGTATTTCGCCTAG
- the lptC gene encoding LPS export ABC transporter periplasmic protein LptC, with amino-acid sequence MVNYKRTAHRWKLLAIMMLAAFCAFGSFWLVQLMERADGDARLGGPMSEPDYIVENFSVVRMTEEGKPSYVVSGKRLAHTPLGDVSQVEQPVMQAMTPGRPRMTIVAKRAEIFHEEHRVELLGQVDVQRPATPTSEALRVQTEALTVLPDEEILKTKRPIQMQLGAATVTGTGMVANNATQQLHLASRGQIVYPPRARQ; translated from the coding sequence ATGGTCAACTACAAGCGCACCGCCCACCGCTGGAAACTGCTGGCGATCATGATGCTCGCGGCCTTCTGCGCCTTCGGCAGCTTCTGGCTGGTGCAGCTGATGGAGCGCGCGGACGGCGACGCCCGCCTTGGCGGACCGATGAGCGAACCGGATTACATCGTCGAGAACTTTTCGGTCGTGCGCATGACCGAGGAGGGCAAGCCGAGCTACGTGGTATCGGGCAAGCGCCTGGCCCATACGCCGCTGGGCGACGTGTCCCAGGTCGAGCAGCCGGTGATGCAGGCCATGACACCGGGCCGCCCGCGCATGACCATCGTCGCCAAGCGCGCCGAGATCTTCCACGAAGAGCACCGCGTCGAACTGCTCGGCCAGGTCGACGTGCAGCGCCCGGCCACGCCCACCAGCGAAGCGCTGCGCGTGCAGACCGAGGCGCTCACCGTGCTGCCCGACGAAGAAATCCTCAAGACCAAGCGCCCGATCCAGATGCAGCTCGGCGCGGCGACCGTGACCGGCACCGGCATGGTGGCCAACAACGCGACCCAGCAGCTGCACCTCGCGAGCCGCGGCCAGATCGTTTATCCGCCACGCGCGCGCCAATAG